Proteins from a genomic interval of Medicago truncatula cultivar Jemalong A17 chromosome 3, MtrunA17r5.0-ANR, whole genome shotgun sequence:
- the LOC120579648 gene encoding protein LNK2 isoform X1, with translation MFDWNDEELANIIWDEGGEGDDHIVPFPEASEDLKNKKEVNQEPAVCKLNKRKQPETQTDFDGKLGSSSNLDNNGGQLASGYVANSCSDLSLSSAAKIDQDSPCTELSKYRGELSKLGTSREEITQNGRDAEFYQNADEGKEQGDFADYDWANIGSFDDLDRIFSNDDPIFGHASLDNSDDLWSAKDVSSNQASVPLNTPSPTDALRNRSGPLEIKEEHVHCSDQSFSLDYEKISGPAYQSIENSHTITDNVECAGDRSKPTGHEQQSFSQKNQLKTRKKSKIKQEGKDLQDFYGNWSSSATSARQFESQLTPSVLQSSPSSILGQPKQLRGPETLYQNIINPYVAPSFYGNLPAMPMLTQFQSGNLRHQHVFSGYETSSGPLSPLKSYAGSAVPQTMTPQEKIEKLRRRQQMQAMLAIQKQQQVLGHQVPCTSKSVAQKCHPQIQSHSSDGTDPKIEDLGTLPLIEQDDSNTISLATDDDFVEETILCRLQDVISKLDVTTRLCIRDSLFRLAQSATQRHYAIDTSSTNKNNKEYDVFAREESSSQNRYARMPDVETETNSIDRTVARLLFHRPVELTGNYSDKLESHISTEVQCESKAANQVNLPVRCLQEENLRSNQQLSHIGLEDPCPSFEVQPMDQTKNSLSICTSENASNPQELEASQ, from the exons atgttTGATTGGAACGACGAAGAG CTTGCTAATATAATATGGGATGAGGGAGGTGAGGGCGATGATCATATTGTGCCGTTTCCAGAGGCAAGTGAAGATCttaaaaacaagaaagaagTGAATCAGGAACCAGCTGTGTGTAAGCTTAACAAGCGGAAGCAACCCGAGACGCAAACTGATTTTGATGGAAAACTAGGAAGCAGTTCGAACCTTGACAATAATGGAGGACAACTTGCCTCAGGATATGTGGCAAACTCATGCTCTGACTTGTCTTTATCAAGTGCAGCTAAAATTGATCAGGATTCTCCGTGTACTGAACTTTCTAAATATCGAGGTGAACTTAGCAAACTCGGTACATCAAGAG AAGAGATCACACAGAATGGAAGGGATGCTGAATTTTATCAAAATGCCGACGAAGGTAAAGAACAGGGTGATTTTGCTGATTATGACTGGGCTAACATAGGAAGTTTTGATGACCTTGATAGGATTTTCAG CAATGATGACCCTATATTTGGCCATGCAAGTCTTGATAATTCTGATGACCTCTGGTCTGCTAAAGATGTGAGTAGCAATCAAGCATCTGTACCATTGAACACACCAAGTCCCACTGATGCTTTAAGGAATAGATCAGGGCCTTTGGAAATCAAAGAAGAACATGTTCACTGTAGTGATCAATCATTTTCCCTTGACTACGAAAAGATTTCTGGTCCTGCTTATCAGAGTATAGAAAATTCACACACAATCACTGATAATGTGGAATGTGCTGGAGATAGAAGTAAGCCTACTGGACACGAGCAGCAG AGTTTTAGCCAAAAGAATCAGTTGAAAACACGGAAAAAGTCAAAGATAAAACAAGAGGGGAAAGATTTGCAGGATTTTTATGGTAATTGGTCTTCTTCAGCAACATCGGCAAGACAATTTGAGAGTCAATTGACACCTTCTGTGCTACAATCTTCTCCCTCTTCAATTCTTGGGCAACCAAAGCAACTCCGAGGACCTGAAACACTATATCAGAACATCATAAATCCATATGTGGCACCTTCGTTTTATGGTAACCTCCCTGCTATGCCAATGCTAACACAGTTTCAGTCAGGAAATCTTAGGCATCAGCATGTGTTCTCTGGGTATGAAACATCTTCTGGTCCGTTGAGTCCTTTGAAAAGTTATGCGGGCTCAGCCGTGCCTCAAACTATGACTCCTcaggaaaaaattgaaaaattgaggCGGCGGCAGCAAATGCAGGCAATGCTTGCTATTCAGAAACAACAGCAAGTACTGGGCCACCAAGTTCCTTGCACTAGTAAATCCGTCGCTCAAAAATGCCACCCACAAATTCAAAGTCATTCTAGTGATGGGACTGATCCTAAAATTGAAGATCTTGGTACTCTTCCTCTAATCGAACAAGATGATTCTAATACAATATCTCTTGCAactgatgatgattttgttgaagaaacCATATTGTGCAGGCTTCAGGATGTTATATCAAAG TTAGATGTCACAACAAGACTCTGCATCAGAGATAGCTTGTTCCGGCTGGCACAAAGTGCAACGCAACGGCATTATGCTATTGACACTAGCagtacaaacaaaaataacaaagaatatGATGTTTTTGCAAGAGAAGAAAGCAGTAGCCAAAACAG ATATGCCAGGATGCCTGATGTTGAAACAGAGACGAATTCCATTGATCGAACTGTCGCCCGTTTACTCTTTCATAGACCTGTGGAGTTAACAGGAAATTATTCTGACAAACTGGAGTCACACATTTCAACTGAGGTGCAATGTGAAAGCAAAGCCGCTAACCAAGTGAACCTTCCGGTGAGGTGCTTACAAGAGGAGAACTTGAGAAGTAATCAACAACTTTCTCACATTGGGTTAGAGGATCCTTGTCCATCTTTTGAGGTCCAACCTATGGATCAGACTAAGAACAGTCTCAGCATATGTACTTCAGAAAATGCATCTAACCCACAGGAGCTTGAAGCCTCGCAATGA
- the LOC120579648 gene encoding protein LNK2 isoform X3, translating to MFDWNDEELANIIWDEGGEGDDHIVPFPEASEDLKNKKEVNQEPAVCKLNKRKQPETQTDFDGKLGSSSNLDNNGGQLASGYVANSCSDLSLSSAAKIDQDSPCTELSKYRGELSKLGTSREEITQNGRDAEFYQNADEGKEQGDFADYDWANIGSFDDLDRIFSNDDPIFGHASLDNSDDLWSAKDVSSNQASVPLNTPSPTDALRNRSGPLEIKEEHVHCSDQSFSLDYEKISGPAYQSIENSHTITDNVECAGDRSKPTGHEQQSFSQKNQLKTRKKSKIKQEGKDLQDFYGNWSSSATSARQFESQLTPSVLQSSPSSILGQPKQLRGPETLYQNIINPYVAPSFYGNLPAMPMLTQFQSGNLRHQHVFSGYETSSGPLSPLKSYAGSAVPQTMTPQEKIEKLRRRQQMQAMLAIQKQQQVLGHQVPCTSKSVAQKCHPQIQSHSSDGTDPKIEDLGTLPLIEQDDSNTISLATDDDFVEETILCRLQDVISKLDVTTRLCIRDSLFRLAQSATQRHYAIDTSSTNKNNKEYDVFAREESSSQNRMPDVETETNSIDRTVARLLFHRPVELTGNYSDKLESHISTEVQCESKAANQVNLPVRCLQEENLRSNQQLSHIGLEDPCPSFEVQPMDQTKNSLSICTSENASNPQELEASQ from the exons atgttTGATTGGAACGACGAAGAG CTTGCTAATATAATATGGGATGAGGGAGGTGAGGGCGATGATCATATTGTGCCGTTTCCAGAGGCAAGTGAAGATCttaaaaacaagaaagaagTGAATCAGGAACCAGCTGTGTGTAAGCTTAACAAGCGGAAGCAACCCGAGACGCAAACTGATTTTGATGGAAAACTAGGAAGCAGTTCGAACCTTGACAATAATGGAGGACAACTTGCCTCAGGATATGTGGCAAACTCATGCTCTGACTTGTCTTTATCAAGTGCAGCTAAAATTGATCAGGATTCTCCGTGTACTGAACTTTCTAAATATCGAGGTGAACTTAGCAAACTCGGTACATCAAGAG AAGAGATCACACAGAATGGAAGGGATGCTGAATTTTATCAAAATGCCGACGAAGGTAAAGAACAGGGTGATTTTGCTGATTATGACTGGGCTAACATAGGAAGTTTTGATGACCTTGATAGGATTTTCAG CAATGATGACCCTATATTTGGCCATGCAAGTCTTGATAATTCTGATGACCTCTGGTCTGCTAAAGATGTGAGTAGCAATCAAGCATCTGTACCATTGAACACACCAAGTCCCACTGATGCTTTAAGGAATAGATCAGGGCCTTTGGAAATCAAAGAAGAACATGTTCACTGTAGTGATCAATCATTTTCCCTTGACTACGAAAAGATTTCTGGTCCTGCTTATCAGAGTATAGAAAATTCACACACAATCACTGATAATGTGGAATGTGCTGGAGATAGAAGTAAGCCTACTGGACACGAGCAGCAG AGTTTTAGCCAAAAGAATCAGTTGAAAACACGGAAAAAGTCAAAGATAAAACAAGAGGGGAAAGATTTGCAGGATTTTTATGGTAATTGGTCTTCTTCAGCAACATCGGCAAGACAATTTGAGAGTCAATTGACACCTTCTGTGCTACAATCTTCTCCCTCTTCAATTCTTGGGCAACCAAAGCAACTCCGAGGACCTGAAACACTATATCAGAACATCATAAATCCATATGTGGCACCTTCGTTTTATGGTAACCTCCCTGCTATGCCAATGCTAACACAGTTTCAGTCAGGAAATCTTAGGCATCAGCATGTGTTCTCTGGGTATGAAACATCTTCTGGTCCGTTGAGTCCTTTGAAAAGTTATGCGGGCTCAGCCGTGCCTCAAACTATGACTCCTcaggaaaaaattgaaaaattgaggCGGCGGCAGCAAATGCAGGCAATGCTTGCTATTCAGAAACAACAGCAAGTACTGGGCCACCAAGTTCCTTGCACTAGTAAATCCGTCGCTCAAAAATGCCACCCACAAATTCAAAGTCATTCTAGTGATGGGACTGATCCTAAAATTGAAGATCTTGGTACTCTTCCTCTAATCGAACAAGATGATTCTAATACAATATCTCTTGCAactgatgatgattttgttgaagaaacCATATTGTGCAGGCTTCAGGATGTTATATCAAAG TTAGATGTCACAACAAGACTCTGCATCAGAGATAGCTTGTTCCGGCTGGCACAAAGTGCAACGCAACGGCATTATGCTATTGACACTAGCagtacaaacaaaaataacaaagaatatGATGTTTTTGCAAGAGAAGAAAGCAGTAGCCAAAACAG GATGCCTGATGTTGAAACAGAGACGAATTCCATTGATCGAACTGTCGCCCGTTTACTCTTTCATAGACCTGTGGAGTTAACAGGAAATTATTCTGACAAACTGGAGTCACACATTTCAACTGAGGTGCAATGTGAAAGCAAAGCCGCTAACCAAGTGAACCTTCCGGTGAGGTGCTTACAAGAGGAGAACTTGAGAAGTAATCAACAACTTTCTCACATTGGGTTAGAGGATCCTTGTCCATCTTTTGAGGTCCAACCTATGGATCAGACTAAGAACAGTCTCAGCATATGTACTTCAGAAAATGCATCTAACCCACAGGAGCTTGAAGCCTCGCAATGA
- the LOC120579648 gene encoding protein LNK2 isoform X5, with protein sequence MFDWNDEELANIIWDEGGEGDDHIVPFPEASEDLKNKKEVNQEPAVCKLNKRKQPETQTDFDGKLGSSSNLDNNGGQLASGYVANSCSDLSLSSAAKIDQDSPCTELSKYREITQNGRDAEFYQNADEGKEQGDFADYDWANIGSFDDLDRIFSNDDPIFGHASLDNSDDLWSAKDVSSNQASVPLNTPSPTDALRNRSGPLEIKEEHVHCSDQSFSLDYEKISGPAYQSIENSHTITDNVECAGDRSKPTGHEQQSFSQKNQLKTRKKSKIKQEGKDLQDFYGNWSSSATSARQFESQLTPSVLQSSPSSILGQPKQLRGPETLYQNIINPYVAPSFYGNLPAMPMLTQFQSGNLRHQHVFSGYETSSGPLSPLKSYAGSAVPQTMTPQEKIEKLRRRQQMQAMLAIQKQQQVLGHQVPCTSKSVAQKCHPQIQSHSSDGTDPKIEDLGTLPLIEQDDSNTISLATDDDFVEETILCRLQDVISKLDVTTRLCIRDSLFRLAQSATQRHYAIDTSSTNKNNKEYDVFAREESSSQNRYARMPDVETETNSIDRTVARLLFHRPVELTGNYSDKLESHISTEVQCESKAANQVNLPVRCLQEENLRSNQQLSHIGLEDPCPSFEVQPMDQTKNSLSICTSENASNPQELEASQ encoded by the exons atgttTGATTGGAACGACGAAGAG CTTGCTAATATAATATGGGATGAGGGAGGTGAGGGCGATGATCATATTGTGCCGTTTCCAGAGGCAAGTGAAGATCttaaaaacaagaaagaagTGAATCAGGAACCAGCTGTGTGTAAGCTTAACAAGCGGAAGCAACCCGAGACGCAAACTGATTTTGATGGAAAACTAGGAAGCAGTTCGAACCTTGACAATAATGGAGGACAACTTGCCTCAGGATATGTGGCAAACTCATGCTCTGACTTGTCTTTATCAAGTGCAGCTAAAATTGATCAGGATTCTCCGTGTACTGAACTTTCTAAATATCGAG AGATCACACAGAATGGAAGGGATGCTGAATTTTATCAAAATGCCGACGAAGGTAAAGAACAGGGTGATTTTGCTGATTATGACTGGGCTAACATAGGAAGTTTTGATGACCTTGATAGGATTTTCAG CAATGATGACCCTATATTTGGCCATGCAAGTCTTGATAATTCTGATGACCTCTGGTCTGCTAAAGATGTGAGTAGCAATCAAGCATCTGTACCATTGAACACACCAAGTCCCACTGATGCTTTAAGGAATAGATCAGGGCCTTTGGAAATCAAAGAAGAACATGTTCACTGTAGTGATCAATCATTTTCCCTTGACTACGAAAAGATTTCTGGTCCTGCTTATCAGAGTATAGAAAATTCACACACAATCACTGATAATGTGGAATGTGCTGGAGATAGAAGTAAGCCTACTGGACACGAGCAGCAG AGTTTTAGCCAAAAGAATCAGTTGAAAACACGGAAAAAGTCAAAGATAAAACAAGAGGGGAAAGATTTGCAGGATTTTTATGGTAATTGGTCTTCTTCAGCAACATCGGCAAGACAATTTGAGAGTCAATTGACACCTTCTGTGCTACAATCTTCTCCCTCTTCAATTCTTGGGCAACCAAAGCAACTCCGAGGACCTGAAACACTATATCAGAACATCATAAATCCATATGTGGCACCTTCGTTTTATGGTAACCTCCCTGCTATGCCAATGCTAACACAGTTTCAGTCAGGAAATCTTAGGCATCAGCATGTGTTCTCTGGGTATGAAACATCTTCTGGTCCGTTGAGTCCTTTGAAAAGTTATGCGGGCTCAGCCGTGCCTCAAACTATGACTCCTcaggaaaaaattgaaaaattgaggCGGCGGCAGCAAATGCAGGCAATGCTTGCTATTCAGAAACAACAGCAAGTACTGGGCCACCAAGTTCCTTGCACTAGTAAATCCGTCGCTCAAAAATGCCACCCACAAATTCAAAGTCATTCTAGTGATGGGACTGATCCTAAAATTGAAGATCTTGGTACTCTTCCTCTAATCGAACAAGATGATTCTAATACAATATCTCTTGCAactgatgatgattttgttgaagaaacCATATTGTGCAGGCTTCAGGATGTTATATCAAAG TTAGATGTCACAACAAGACTCTGCATCAGAGATAGCTTGTTCCGGCTGGCACAAAGTGCAACGCAACGGCATTATGCTATTGACACTAGCagtacaaacaaaaataacaaagaatatGATGTTTTTGCAAGAGAAGAAAGCAGTAGCCAAAACAG ATATGCCAGGATGCCTGATGTTGAAACAGAGACGAATTCCATTGATCGAACTGTCGCCCGTTTACTCTTTCATAGACCTGTGGAGTTAACAGGAAATTATTCTGACAAACTGGAGTCACACATTTCAACTGAGGTGCAATGTGAAAGCAAAGCCGCTAACCAAGTGAACCTTCCGGTGAGGTGCTTACAAGAGGAGAACTTGAGAAGTAATCAACAACTTTCTCACATTGGGTTAGAGGATCCTTGTCCATCTTTTGAGGTCCAACCTATGGATCAGACTAAGAACAGTCTCAGCATATGTACTTCAGAAAATGCATCTAACCCACAGGAGCTTGAAGCCTCGCAATGA
- the LOC120579648 gene encoding protein LNK2 isoform X2 codes for MFDWNDEELANIIWDEGGEGDDHIVPFPEASEDLKNKKEVNQEPAVCKLNKRKQPETQTDFDGKLGSSSNLDNNGGQLASGYVANSCSDLSLSSAAKIDQDSPCTELSKYRGELSKLGTSREITQNGRDAEFYQNADEGKEQGDFADYDWANIGSFDDLDRIFSNDDPIFGHASLDNSDDLWSAKDVSSNQASVPLNTPSPTDALRNRSGPLEIKEEHVHCSDQSFSLDYEKISGPAYQSIENSHTITDNVECAGDRSKPTGHEQQSFSQKNQLKTRKKSKIKQEGKDLQDFYGNWSSSATSARQFESQLTPSVLQSSPSSILGQPKQLRGPETLYQNIINPYVAPSFYGNLPAMPMLTQFQSGNLRHQHVFSGYETSSGPLSPLKSYAGSAVPQTMTPQEKIEKLRRRQQMQAMLAIQKQQQVLGHQVPCTSKSVAQKCHPQIQSHSSDGTDPKIEDLGTLPLIEQDDSNTISLATDDDFVEETILCRLQDVISKLDVTTRLCIRDSLFRLAQSATQRHYAIDTSSTNKNNKEYDVFAREESSSQNRYARMPDVETETNSIDRTVARLLFHRPVELTGNYSDKLESHISTEVQCESKAANQVNLPVRCLQEENLRSNQQLSHIGLEDPCPSFEVQPMDQTKNSLSICTSENASNPQELEASQ; via the exons atgttTGATTGGAACGACGAAGAG CTTGCTAATATAATATGGGATGAGGGAGGTGAGGGCGATGATCATATTGTGCCGTTTCCAGAGGCAAGTGAAGATCttaaaaacaagaaagaagTGAATCAGGAACCAGCTGTGTGTAAGCTTAACAAGCGGAAGCAACCCGAGACGCAAACTGATTTTGATGGAAAACTAGGAAGCAGTTCGAACCTTGACAATAATGGAGGACAACTTGCCTCAGGATATGTGGCAAACTCATGCTCTGACTTGTCTTTATCAAGTGCAGCTAAAATTGATCAGGATTCTCCGTGTACTGAACTTTCTAAATATCGAGGTGAACTTAGCAAACTCGGTACATCAAGAG AGATCACACAGAATGGAAGGGATGCTGAATTTTATCAAAATGCCGACGAAGGTAAAGAACAGGGTGATTTTGCTGATTATGACTGGGCTAACATAGGAAGTTTTGATGACCTTGATAGGATTTTCAG CAATGATGACCCTATATTTGGCCATGCAAGTCTTGATAATTCTGATGACCTCTGGTCTGCTAAAGATGTGAGTAGCAATCAAGCATCTGTACCATTGAACACACCAAGTCCCACTGATGCTTTAAGGAATAGATCAGGGCCTTTGGAAATCAAAGAAGAACATGTTCACTGTAGTGATCAATCATTTTCCCTTGACTACGAAAAGATTTCTGGTCCTGCTTATCAGAGTATAGAAAATTCACACACAATCACTGATAATGTGGAATGTGCTGGAGATAGAAGTAAGCCTACTGGACACGAGCAGCAG AGTTTTAGCCAAAAGAATCAGTTGAAAACACGGAAAAAGTCAAAGATAAAACAAGAGGGGAAAGATTTGCAGGATTTTTATGGTAATTGGTCTTCTTCAGCAACATCGGCAAGACAATTTGAGAGTCAATTGACACCTTCTGTGCTACAATCTTCTCCCTCTTCAATTCTTGGGCAACCAAAGCAACTCCGAGGACCTGAAACACTATATCAGAACATCATAAATCCATATGTGGCACCTTCGTTTTATGGTAACCTCCCTGCTATGCCAATGCTAACACAGTTTCAGTCAGGAAATCTTAGGCATCAGCATGTGTTCTCTGGGTATGAAACATCTTCTGGTCCGTTGAGTCCTTTGAAAAGTTATGCGGGCTCAGCCGTGCCTCAAACTATGACTCCTcaggaaaaaattgaaaaattgaggCGGCGGCAGCAAATGCAGGCAATGCTTGCTATTCAGAAACAACAGCAAGTACTGGGCCACCAAGTTCCTTGCACTAGTAAATCCGTCGCTCAAAAATGCCACCCACAAATTCAAAGTCATTCTAGTGATGGGACTGATCCTAAAATTGAAGATCTTGGTACTCTTCCTCTAATCGAACAAGATGATTCTAATACAATATCTCTTGCAactgatgatgattttgttgaagaaacCATATTGTGCAGGCTTCAGGATGTTATATCAAAG TTAGATGTCACAACAAGACTCTGCATCAGAGATAGCTTGTTCCGGCTGGCACAAAGTGCAACGCAACGGCATTATGCTATTGACACTAGCagtacaaacaaaaataacaaagaatatGATGTTTTTGCAAGAGAAGAAAGCAGTAGCCAAAACAG ATATGCCAGGATGCCTGATGTTGAAACAGAGACGAATTCCATTGATCGAACTGTCGCCCGTTTACTCTTTCATAGACCTGTGGAGTTAACAGGAAATTATTCTGACAAACTGGAGTCACACATTTCAACTGAGGTGCAATGTGAAAGCAAAGCCGCTAACCAAGTGAACCTTCCGGTGAGGTGCTTACAAGAGGAGAACTTGAGAAGTAATCAACAACTTTCTCACATTGGGTTAGAGGATCCTTGTCCATCTTTTGAGGTCCAACCTATGGATCAGACTAAGAACAGTCTCAGCATATGTACTTCAGAAAATGCATCTAACCCACAGGAGCTTGAAGCCTCGCAATGA
- the LOC120579648 gene encoding protein LNK2 isoform X4 yields the protein MFDWNDEELANIIWDEGGEGDDHIVPFPEASEDLKNKKEVNQEPAVCKLNKRKQPETQTDFDGKLGSSSNLDNNGGQLASGYVANSCSDLSLSSAAKIDQDSPCTELSKYREEITQNGRDAEFYQNADEGKEQGDFADYDWANIGSFDDLDRIFSNDDPIFGHASLDNSDDLWSAKDVSSNQASVPLNTPSPTDALRNRSGPLEIKEEHVHCSDQSFSLDYEKISGPAYQSIENSHTITDNVECAGDRSKPTGHEQQSFSQKNQLKTRKKSKIKQEGKDLQDFYGNWSSSATSARQFESQLTPSVLQSSPSSILGQPKQLRGPETLYQNIINPYVAPSFYGNLPAMPMLTQFQSGNLRHQHVFSGYETSSGPLSPLKSYAGSAVPQTMTPQEKIEKLRRRQQMQAMLAIQKQQQVLGHQVPCTSKSVAQKCHPQIQSHSSDGTDPKIEDLGTLPLIEQDDSNTISLATDDDFVEETILCRLQDVISKLDVTTRLCIRDSLFRLAQSATQRHYAIDTSSTNKNNKEYDVFAREESSSQNRYARMPDVETETNSIDRTVARLLFHRPVELTGNYSDKLESHISTEVQCESKAANQVNLPVRCLQEENLRSNQQLSHIGLEDPCPSFEVQPMDQTKNSLSICTSENASNPQELEASQ from the exons atgttTGATTGGAACGACGAAGAG CTTGCTAATATAATATGGGATGAGGGAGGTGAGGGCGATGATCATATTGTGCCGTTTCCAGAGGCAAGTGAAGATCttaaaaacaagaaagaagTGAATCAGGAACCAGCTGTGTGTAAGCTTAACAAGCGGAAGCAACCCGAGACGCAAACTGATTTTGATGGAAAACTAGGAAGCAGTTCGAACCTTGACAATAATGGAGGACAACTTGCCTCAGGATATGTGGCAAACTCATGCTCTGACTTGTCTTTATCAAGTGCAGCTAAAATTGATCAGGATTCTCCGTGTACTGAACTTTCTAAATATCGAG AAGAGATCACACAGAATGGAAGGGATGCTGAATTTTATCAAAATGCCGACGAAGGTAAAGAACAGGGTGATTTTGCTGATTATGACTGGGCTAACATAGGAAGTTTTGATGACCTTGATAGGATTTTCAG CAATGATGACCCTATATTTGGCCATGCAAGTCTTGATAATTCTGATGACCTCTGGTCTGCTAAAGATGTGAGTAGCAATCAAGCATCTGTACCATTGAACACACCAAGTCCCACTGATGCTTTAAGGAATAGATCAGGGCCTTTGGAAATCAAAGAAGAACATGTTCACTGTAGTGATCAATCATTTTCCCTTGACTACGAAAAGATTTCTGGTCCTGCTTATCAGAGTATAGAAAATTCACACACAATCACTGATAATGTGGAATGTGCTGGAGATAGAAGTAAGCCTACTGGACACGAGCAGCAG AGTTTTAGCCAAAAGAATCAGTTGAAAACACGGAAAAAGTCAAAGATAAAACAAGAGGGGAAAGATTTGCAGGATTTTTATGGTAATTGGTCTTCTTCAGCAACATCGGCAAGACAATTTGAGAGTCAATTGACACCTTCTGTGCTACAATCTTCTCCCTCTTCAATTCTTGGGCAACCAAAGCAACTCCGAGGACCTGAAACACTATATCAGAACATCATAAATCCATATGTGGCACCTTCGTTTTATGGTAACCTCCCTGCTATGCCAATGCTAACACAGTTTCAGTCAGGAAATCTTAGGCATCAGCATGTGTTCTCTGGGTATGAAACATCTTCTGGTCCGTTGAGTCCTTTGAAAAGTTATGCGGGCTCAGCCGTGCCTCAAACTATGACTCCTcaggaaaaaattgaaaaattgaggCGGCGGCAGCAAATGCAGGCAATGCTTGCTATTCAGAAACAACAGCAAGTACTGGGCCACCAAGTTCCTTGCACTAGTAAATCCGTCGCTCAAAAATGCCACCCACAAATTCAAAGTCATTCTAGTGATGGGACTGATCCTAAAATTGAAGATCTTGGTACTCTTCCTCTAATCGAACAAGATGATTCTAATACAATATCTCTTGCAactgatgatgattttgttgaagaaacCATATTGTGCAGGCTTCAGGATGTTATATCAAAG TTAGATGTCACAACAAGACTCTGCATCAGAGATAGCTTGTTCCGGCTGGCACAAAGTGCAACGCAACGGCATTATGCTATTGACACTAGCagtacaaacaaaaataacaaagaatatGATGTTTTTGCAAGAGAAGAAAGCAGTAGCCAAAACAG ATATGCCAGGATGCCTGATGTTGAAACAGAGACGAATTCCATTGATCGAACTGTCGCCCGTTTACTCTTTCATAGACCTGTGGAGTTAACAGGAAATTATTCTGACAAACTGGAGTCACACATTTCAACTGAGGTGCAATGTGAAAGCAAAGCCGCTAACCAAGTGAACCTTCCGGTGAGGTGCTTACAAGAGGAGAACTTGAGAAGTAATCAACAACTTTCTCACATTGGGTTAGAGGATCCTTGTCCATCTTTTGAGGTCCAACCTATGGATCAGACTAAGAACAGTCTCAGCATATGTACTTCAGAAAATGCATCTAACCCACAGGAGCTTGAAGCCTCGCAATGA